The Syngnathoides biaculeatus isolate LvHL_M chromosome 20, ASM1980259v1, whole genome shotgun sequence nucleotide sequence ggacacgtttgtggagtcagatcatcgcaaaatatcgctcaacacagatcaagtgtgtcaatcattcacacgtagctatgttatgcaagcgaagaactgctaattcatttatatgagacatgtattgaaaatcaaatatacggcttaccttcgtgcaaacatatctgttccagttgatggattcagttgatcatgcggtcttccacaaagtttgatccatcaaagacatttttcgtactcggtcttctgttccggttgattttagatggattcagttgatgatgcggtcttccacaaagtttgatccatcgaagacatttttcgtactgggtcttcggttttggaaagggtacgaattgaactccaccagcTAGCCTTTCacgatacctgtcgtcactattataaagtccgtgactacacctcttaaccatatctattgttaaagaacccaaatacgcgataaaacgctaacaaaatctatactggaccatacaacgttgtccgagggaactgcgggtccaaaaaaggggcgtggtttatgcagatctctggcctctgattggtcagcgacgcggatgacgccatttctacggaggggtcaattcatgcattcattcatcttctgctCCGCTTAgcctcacttgggtcacgggAGGgcagccaggaggcagggtgcactgTGGACTGTtggcaagccaatcgcagggcaaagaaaaacaaacaacaagtgAGGCTCACGtccacacctacaggcaattcagtcttcaatgaatggaccatccatgttttggggatgtgggaggagatgGGAGCACACAGAAAAATCCCACAGAagtatggggaaaacatgcaaaaccacacaggtggggctgggatttgaaccacaccTCAGACTTTTGGGGTGGATGACCTAAAAACTCACCCTCTGCTGGAGGACCAATCCATCTATCTTTCCTGTGATGTTTATCCTCACGGAGGGCACATGGGTGCTGGAGCCCCTCTCAGCTattgtcaggcaggaggcagggtacatgctgaactgtttgccggccaatcacagctTGTAGGATCCTCTATTGTTAAAATGTTGGCATGTAATACACAGCTGTGTGTTTTTCTGGCACTTGTTACACCACTGGTCGTGTCCTGCAGTGTTTCTGTGTCGGCTCTTTCAATGAATTGCAACCAGTAGAAAGTAAAAGCTCAAGATCTGAGGGTCCTGAGTTATGGCAGTTCTGCTCGCGTTGTTGTGATTGCACCTCACATTGTGCCCAATCATAGAAAGGTTTTGGTAAATGggcttttgttgttctttcatcTGTGGTTGTGTCCACCACTTGAATGatttgcaaccaggcaacaggtCTCAAGACATgaagctgaaatagctcagttgggagagcgttagactgaagatctaaaggtccctggtttcagcatggCTTTTGAGGTCACTTAtatgagttgcaaccaggcgaTGTTTTCTCAGGAACCAAGCTGAAAAGGCTCACCTGGGATAGTGAAAGACTGAAGATGAAAAGGTTGCTGGTTTTGGAATTTACTACAAAGCTGTATGGTTTTCAGGCACTCATTACACAACTGGTCATGTCCTCCGGTGTTTCTCCATGGAGGTTTTGAGCTACGTTACCAATaccacatgacttttttttcacggtgccatattagTAAGCAAGCTTTGGAAGGCAGACACTTGTTGTCTTATCACAGTGAAGAAGTTTTTAAAACGATCAGTTTTCTCCATGTAAAACAGAGAGTAAGACAAGAATGGTTACCACTTGCGTGGAATGGGTTATCATAACAAACAGACaggataaaacaacaaaaatagcatttttcctgcggacccacaaaaaaaaaaagtggattgctGCCATAACAGGGGAGGGTTGGCAGTCTTCCAGTACCAGCCATGTTTGCAGTGATCACTTGATTGAAAGTAAATAGATTAAGACAAAAGTTCGTAcaatttgttgacattttaattaTCCTACAGGAATGATAAGACAGtcataataaatatatcaaaataCCTGTACCGGTAGATCTCTATAGGTATAAATCACTGTTTGCTTATCACATGATCATGatgtgtatgtactgtactgtgcaGCAGACACCAGCTGAAACAATTTACACAATGTAATTTTATTGATGAAAGAAAATAATCACCATTTTCTTTCCATCATAATTTTCAGATGgtggtacggtggatcagctggtaaagccttggcctcacagttctgaggacctgggtttgatcccagtccctcctgtgtggagattgcatgttctccccatgattgacccctccgtacagggcacttaaccacgcctcctgaagtgacgtcacgccacgtgcgctgacgtaagactaacagtaaaaatggcaaatacaatacaatacattctgaactgagacagactccatgcttttgatttcattcaaatcaacgatatattatagattctaaatacaatacattcttaactgagagagacgccatgcttatgatttcattcaatcattcacacgtagcaatctTATgcgagcggagaacgtctcattcatttatacgagacgtggattaaaaatcaaatttagggcatatcttcgtgcaaacacagtctggttaagcttctggccgcgagccagcaagaaaccgacacgtttgtgcagtccgatcatcgctaaatatcgctcaacaaagaataagtgtgtcaatcgttcacacgtagcagtgttatgctcgcgaagaacttcgaattcatttatatgagacatgtattgaaaattaaatatagggcatatcttcgtgcaaacacagtctggttaagcttcggtcgcgagccagcaagaaatcaatacgtttgtgcagtccgatcatcgctaaatatcgctcaacaaagaataagtgtgtcaatcattcacacgcagcagtgttatgctagcgaagaactttgaattcatttatacgagacatgtattgaaaatcaaatatagggcataccttcgtgcaaacatgtgttccggttgatattagatggatttagttgatgatgcggtcttccacaaagtttgatccatcgaaggcatttttcgtactgggtcttcggttttggaaagtgtacgaatcgaactccaccaactagcctttcaggatacctgtcgtcactattacaaagtccgtgactacacctcttaaccatattttttgttaaataacccaaatatgcgataaaacgctaactaaacctatactggaccattcactgttgtcagagaaaatggcaggagcaaaaacgggctttggtctatgcagatctctggcctctgattggtcagtgacgcggattgcgcaatatccacggaggggtcaattgtgatcAGCTCTTAAACAATAGTTTTAAACATGGTCTATATTGTGTTCTTTGAATTTGCAGAAAAAAGTGATGATCCGTTACCCCAAGATAATAGTCCAACCCAGTTAAAAAATGTCAGctcaccccaaaaaagaaagtccCAGGAGGTTCTGGAAAAGTTCCACGAGAGAGCTATTTCTAAGAAAAAAAGATCAGGTGAGAACAACATAAGTCACAACACAGTTTGCTTATTCACAAATTTGGCCAAAATGAGTCACCcatctaaatatatattttttttcttttttaaagaaacataGAAACATACGACACACAATCAGATAATCACCACATGATGCACAGAATCATTAGTATATGGATAACAAGAGTAAATAAAATGCTGACAATATAATGTATCTGTTTACAGAAGCATAAAGAACAGAAACAGCTGAGacacttgtgtgtgtggggggggggggtctacttctcagtttttcactttgcacagggggttctggtccccgtTAACCGCGAACAACATGGGGTTACTGTACTTATAAGAGAATCTTTGAACTCAATCTGAGTaggaaaaaggtttttcaccagtgtgtgttcttaaatcttccttctgagtgaatctttgaccacaaactaagcaggaaaaaggtttctcatcagtgtgtattcttgtctttttaaagctcccttctgagtgaatccGTCACCACATACTAACcacgaaaaaggtttctcaccagtgtgtgttcttgtgtgtatttttaaaactcCGTTCCGAGTGaaactttgaccacaaactaagcaggaaaacggtttctcaccagtgtgtgttctcgtATTTTATATCTCCCTTCcaagtgaatctttgaccacaaagtgagcaggaaaaaggtttctcaacagtgtgtgttcttgtgtgtttttttaaaacttatgTACGAGTGAatgtttgaccacaaactaagcaggaaaatggtttctcaccagtgtgtgctcttgtgtgtatttttaaatcttccttccgagtgaatctttgaccacaaactaagcaggaaaaaggtttctcaccagtgtgcgttcttgtgtgtatttttaagtttccATTCTGGGAGAATtttttgccacaaactgaacagccAAACGGTTTCtgaccagtgtgtgttcttttatgtatttttaaatttctgtccttagtgaatttttttccatcacaaactggacatgaataaggtttctcaccagtgtgtgttcttctgtgtatttttaaatctcccttccgtgtgaatctttgaccacaaactaggCAGGAAAACgatttctcaccagtgtgtattcttgCATGTCTTTTTAAAGCTTCCTtgtgagtgaatctttgaccacacactaagcaggaaaatggtttctcaccagtgtgcattcttgtgtgtatttttaaggttcCGTTCTGggagaatctttggccacaagctgaacaggaaaaaggtttctcaccagtgtgtgttctttggTGAATTACTAAGTGGTCCTTCCGAgcaaatctttgaccacaaactgagcatgcaAAAGGCTTCTCTCCTGGTTGTATTTTCATGTGTTGGTTGAAATTGCTCACAGAAGTAAAAGTTTTCCTACagtgagaacatttccagcatttgttgGAAGTGTGAcgtttttcatcatcatcatcatcatcaccatgaCTCTCTGTTTGTGATCTTTCACAAAGATCTCCATCATTTGAGCTGTTCCTTCTTGGAGGCTCCGTCCCTCTTCTCTCCTCGGTTTGATCTTCATCTTCATTCTTAAAATGGACACCAGTGGCTGGACCCTGGATgctttcctcctgctcttcctctttcacgTGTAagacctcttcctcctcctctttgatacATTGAACCTCTTCACCCTCTTTGATGTGACAGGACACTGACTGCTGGCGCTCTAGATGAAGATTTTCACTGATGTctgcaagacaaaagacaaaaacgaAGTTTGTTGAATCTCATTTGTTCACAGTATTTAACAGCAACTGCACTTTTTTGTTGAGGAAATGGGGTGTTATTACTCAGTAACTCATAATTGTGGCAAATCACCACTGAATGAATGACTTTTGTTGTGATGGAGAACAAACATTCAGTATGGAAAAAAGTCAAAGTGGGCTTGGTTTTAGGCACGAGTATAAAATCCAGAACTGAAATGGGGAAAGAATTTACACAGTCCATAATTCCCCAACAAATTCTCTTAATGTATATTTAGTACAATACAATGTCAGTCAATCAGTTTTGATTGCACTTGAAAGGCttctttttcatcacaaaaattgAACAGTCTTGATGTTACATCATTCA carries:
- the LOC133493830 gene encoding gastrula zinc finger protein XlCGF17.1-like, with amino-acid sequence MDISENLHLERQQSVSCHIKEGEEVQCIKEEEEEVLHVKEEEQEESIQGPATGVHFKNEDEDQTEERRGTEPPRRNSSNDGDLCERSQTESHGDDDDDDEKRHTSNKCWKCSHCRKTFTSVSNFNQHMKIQPGEKPFACSVCGQRFARKDHLVIHQRTHTGEKPFSCSACGQRFSQNGTLKIHTRMHTGEKPFSCLVCGQRFTHKEALKRHARIHTGEKSFSCLVCGQRFTRKGDLKIHRRTHTGEKPYSCPVCDGKKFTKDRNLKIHKRTHTGQKPFGCSVCGKKFSQNGNLKIHTRTHTGEKPFSCLVCGQRFTRKEDLKIHTRAHTGEKPFSCLVCGQTFTRT